The Ostrea edulis chromosome 1, xbOstEdul1.1, whole genome shotgun sequence genomic sequence agctcttgcatgaaaggtgaagataacgaacagtgatcaatctcataactcctaatagcaatacaaaatagatagttggacaaacacggaccccttgacacaccataATTTGGACttctgaaatagtttatttttaacaagattttttacaatacctATCGGAaatatgttcctatcatgcatagatctgaataaatcattgattttgcaaaatctgatgacatcaaaTGAGGGTGAAATTACTATTATTACTGTTGAACTGAATATATCTCGTATTAAAtaatatttctctctctctctctctctctctctctctctctctctctctctctatctctctctctctctctctctctctctctctcacaaaaAGACGTATTGCGCGCATCAGTAGGACAATAATTCATATATTGTGCTCATTAGTTGAATAGATGCGCAAATTAATTGAgctattgttctcttcaattcaattataacACATAtgaatacgcaagatcgtaaataccgagttagcggaactctcttgtaaaaaagtccggaaaagagtgtcgatcttgggcattttttgtttattcaaaacatggcatcggaagacgatttaatCTCCACgtgctttccacaattaaaagcatttttagatgaaaggtgtgtaaaagcgtctggatacaggaaaaataaACTTCTGAATTTATCtcgcgaagctatatattttgacgcaagctcttctcagctttgggaatttcctggctgacagcagtggggaAAAATCaaccacatttccattaaaatctatcagttgtggatatttctgcgtattatgtttctttcttgaatcattaactacagtctactgcaatgcaatgacagtacaccattgttaaaatcgggtgaatcgatcacgacaaaagttgcagaactggtattatttaccaacatgcccaaattctcgcaaactctgggtctcgcgagactttgaaaggggaaagtaaaatttaaaaccaagacagaagaagtagtcgcgatcttgcgtattgaattgttgatataaTCAGTTCACTAGAAGAGAGGAACAATTCAATAATAGCGCGTATCAATTCAACAGAATAATTAATGttaattcagcagaataattaattctatcaacaattcaattaaattccattattaaatttcatgatatcattaattatttgaataattaaagatatcttcaattagaGTTCATGTTAATTTAGTGTCCCATATATGAAAGGCACTTGATATCATATTTgaagtctacatgtatatgtatatacatgtatttacatgcaATATATCTTTGTATATTGTTTCCCAACATGATTAATGCAAAGTCCTTCAAATGACAGAGTTCATCATGTTTGGGAGCAATTATGTGTGAGCTTGTAAGATATCCTTTTTAAACATTAAAGGTTTTCTATTAACCTGTGTATTGAAACCACGGGTTTGAACGCCGACCATATCAATATCATTTATTGTAGAAATACACCAGTCCTTGGAGATGGACACGTTTTATGGCCAATAATTATCAATGTCCTCGTTTCAATATGAAAACTAAAATGCGGAAACCTTTCATCCTGAAAATCTAATATGAGATGATGATACAAAGAAAAGCACATGTAGGTTATCCAATACCCCTCAAGAGGGACAAAAATAGCCTTCGATTCGTATACATGTTAAACAAGATCGATGTACATCACACATAAAGGAAGTATTTcataatgtatttgaaaattgataaacgTGATATCAAATGCGGCAAGCATCACAATTCTTGATGACCCGATTGAAAGATGATTACCACTTATTTGATACTAATCAGTTTCTTTACAATATGTACTGAAAGTACGGACGATTGTCCTGATCAGAATTGGTAAGATTTCTCTTTTTGTACTTTGACAGTAGTCAATTTGTCAATGTCTTGCAGGTAACAATAACACTTTTGTGTTAGAGAGGTGTCCCGTAGTCTTATGTGTAGCATCCTTGATAAATTCGTATCTAATGTACTCTTCTATAGAGGCAGACATATAACTTAAAATTAATCTGTTGTATTTAGATTTAGACCCTGAGAGACTCTTTTGATGTATTTCCCTGGGAATTACCGTATGTAATTTTATGGGGGGGGATGGCTGTAGGGCTCTTATCGGGTGTATTTTTGTGGGCGGTTGAAAGATTCTTATTCTAGGAGTATTTACTTGGACAAAAGAATTGTAATAGTACTGAGTATCGTTTCATTGGATACGTCCAAACATGTATATCAAAGGATATCTTAAtgcatctatctatctatctatctatctatctatctatctatctatctatctatctatctatctatatctatctatctatctatctatctctatatctatctatctctatcTATCTACCTATATATCTCTATttatctctatctatctatctatctctatctttctatctatctctatatctatctatctatctatctatctctatctatctatctatctctctctctatctctctctctatctatatctatttatctatctatctctatctttctatctacctatctatctatctctatttatctctatatatctatctatctctatctttctatctatctctatatctatctatctctatctatctacctatctatctatccctatctttctatctatctctatctatctatctatatatatacatgtatatatatatgcatatctTCATAGTTCATTGAATTGTGGACACATCGTAGAAAAAAGGAATTATATTACTGGCATTTCGATAACTGTTAATCTGTTCATAGCTAAGTGTATataggaagacaaaatgcatgtaattttgtatactttgaaaacatgagatgtgtcctttaatagcTATATACTTTCTTAACGCTtacatctatgtacatgtaatgatgaatTATATTTTAGGCCAAGCTGTAATGCCAATTGCAGAGCTACAGAAAAAAAGAGTTGTGAACGTACGTCATTACTACTTAGTAGAATGTTGGAATTCTTAACACAAATAATGTACAGACTGTATATGAGATACTGATTTCTATGCAATAAAACGTCATATAGTACCACTTTTATTCCTTCCtcgttttgatgttttcatttcaaCCTTTTCAGCGTGCGAAGTCGGTACATTTGGTGTAAATTGTTCAGAGTCATGTCTGCCGGACCGTCACGGAGAGAAATGTTATAAAGTGTGTAACTGTACAGAGGGAGAAGTTTGTGATAGACGGTACGGCTGTGTGGAGAACAGAACGGACGTCATCGCGGGGATAACTACGTACAAATACGTACAAGTAACATCAAAGGATTCTCTCAGTACAACTGCACCAAAGTCTAAATATTTCCAAACATCAAACTCTCCTGAAGGTGAATTTAAATGCTATTTACATACGCCACTTTTCTCAGTAATACGTAACGTTTCGTGATATTTCAAGTACAATTCACTTGTTTCTACGAAAAAAATTGGTTTTGTAGATTACGAGGTTTGGGGTTTAGAGTCAGCATAATTTAATTCAGATTCTCtatttccttaagctatacaactcatcggttataaatacaaaatatttacaaatatatacaaataagaaGTGGACGGCGAGTAGACACACAGAtccatacaatgtacatgtacatcccatAATccctggttgtggcaagtaaaaatgtagaATCAGCTCCTATATAGGGCAGAatgttatataaaaaaaaacacacgcGCGCCATGTTAATATAAACCCAAATAATtcgaagatatctttaattatttgaagataacaTCAATCGCgctcaataattgaattgatacgggtatcaaatcaaatcaattactgtggaattattgctcgcagaatttaatttggagcttgATATAAATCATTTGACGATCTCGTTAGTTTCATTGAGGATATCTTTAAATTACTTTCAACGATTTTATGTATGGAATTAATGTGCGCCATGATTCCTTTAAAGagaacatcaattcaattaaagagataattaattcaAGTGTGTAAATtgtgaattgaagatatctctaattagATAGTcactctctctaaaagaattattgcacacatcaattcaattactgaTACCATTCATTCAATTGGTTAactgattgtatcttgtttaacgtccctctcgagaatttttcactcatatggaaacgtcacaaataccggtgaagggcttcaaatttaggcctatgctcggggattatggccattgagcagtgagtgctctttagcgtgccacacctactgtgacatgagACATCCGTATTTAACGTCATCTTGAAACCCCGACCTTCCGTATGTGGTGCGAACgatctacctctagaccaccgtggCGGTttcattcaattaaagagaacgataattcaattattgcgagcattGATTGAATTGAGTtattggggcggtccttcagatgagaccgcaaaaacccaggccccatgtcacagcaggtgtaacacgataaagattccttcctgctcaaagacaGTAAACgccaaacataggcctaaattttgcaacccttcaccggcaattgtgacgactccatgtgagtgaaatattcccgTTAAGCAATACAACCAGTCAATGGAATTGATGCGTGTATTAACTGAATTACTGCTCTCTTAATTGAATTACAGCAGACACCAATTCAATTGTCTATCGtctattcatttgaagagagcaacaattcaattatagcgcGTATCAGTtcatcagaataattaatgctatcaacaattcaatcaatgcgcgcaatgatataattaatcatttgaagagattACTCGAATGGATGCTCACATCAAATGAAGTGATGATATATTCAAATGATTAAAGGTGTTTTCAgttatttgagtttgttaatcTGGTGCGCCATAAGCAACTCTACACCCTGAAGAGggataatatatatatctatatatctatatatatatatatatatatatatatatatatatatatatatatatatcactgtatCACGTCTAAAACTGTATTAATTAAAATGGATAATTTTAGTTTCGGTTATCTCACGTCTCCACCGGAACTATaaaaaaatacagaatttataGTTCCGTGTAATCATAATACCTTACGTTGTACTcaaaatgtttttgttgttttaatgcTCCAAAAACAATGTATTCCGTCAACGGGAGAAAATTCATGGAGGGTCCTATTTACGGAGAAACTATCAACGAGTTGTTGGGACCAGACACAATTGAAATACTTCGAGAGGCAGGAGTTTCGGTATTTATTGAGTGCTAGTgcttgaaacagctgatcaaaGTTTAATATGAAACTAGTCATATTACATACTGTCTAGATTTctcattatatataattatgtaagtACTCTCTCCTGAAGGTGTGTAAAGTTTCATgtcagtgtaaaaaaaaaaaaaaagaagacccGATCGGTATCTATTCATAGTTCCATAATTGACTGCTTTCGATGCATTTCTAAGcaccatttttaaattttatttattattattattaacattttatcttTATTGAAAATCCACACCTTTTGTTTGCATTGGTTTTTGTGACGAGGaacatggatattttgataTGAGTTTCCAAGATTAAGTTGTAAATAGTTATCGTATAAAATGCTGTTACGGTCATTagcttttactttcattttcattttcctcCAGATATGTAGATCAGTGTTCAATGTCGATGTTTTAAAGGAAAAACTTAGCAAAGGGGTTGCTGAAGTTTTTAATGATGATATATTCCGTCCAAATGGTAAGCCAGCAATGACATTTTGagatatttattcaaaattgatTGATGACTACtgtattaattatttattttcatgtgcATGTCATTGACTTTATATATCATTTCCTACAACTCCATATCTCATATTGTAGTGTCTCAGAAAAGAATGGCCAAATCAACTCGGGAGCAAATAACTTGCGAGACACCATTTAACAATACAAGTGAAGCAGTTATGAGGAACAAAAGGACTAAAAAGTCTCTGTTTTCTAATCAGGCCGATAGTAATgaagataaaatgttttcacaAAATATAACATGTTAATATCAATAGACTGCTGTCTTTACCAATAGTGTAGTTTAGGCTTAAGTATAATATAGTAAAAACAGGATGTGTTGCAATATGTCTGTCCCACCTGGTCTGTAAATGTACAAGTACAATTTGGGCAGTAATCCGTTAACAGAATGTTTATGTGGTCGAGGGTAAAACACCTGACTGATAATTTTGCACTGTATGTACAGTATGGTATGGTACAGAGATTTCAATagtattgtttaaagtcagcatttcgaaaattatatggtcattatagcgatctaatttgtcaatacaacttatcattaggttaaatgctgtctgacgtgtttcataccgattgttataacgtttttggcacactgattttgagtgcggataacttcgttttcacgatcaggatatagggctaacTGCTTGTGTGACCAGTTGGCAGaggttgcttactcctcctaggcacctgattccacctctggtgtgtccaggggtccgtgtttgcccaactatctaatttgtattgcttataggatttgtgagattgatcattttTCCATATgtgatatgtatatttatttatttattcattttgtatagGATCTTCCATAGTTTGTAATTTGATATATGATTTCAACCAGTTGTGTAACTTCTATCACCGAGTTGTGGCGAGTTGGATATAAATCATGTCACACCACAAACCATGGAAGATTTTTTTCACATTAAGCtaaccccccacccacccccacctgTTATTCATTTACGATACTGCATTGCTGGAAATTTTGCTTTTGCTTCTTGATATTTTGTAAAACCACCCTACGtaaaattgaagttttatgtAATTGGCGATATCCACTGAataaaggagtaaacatgtgATGTATGTGGGTGTGAATGCGTGTGTTATTCATAGGGGAAAATTGACACTGTACTGAGTTTGAGGCGACATTCAGTTTGCGGAAAGCGTGGTCGGAGACTGAGTGCAGTAAGCCTGTTATATATGACTTACTTGATTTACTTCCCTTCTTATCCTGTGGAGAATAAGGTCGCGAAAACTTCCTCTCCATTCTGTCCTTCGTTCTGCTATCCTGCTTCCCTCTGTCCAGGTCTTAGCCTAGTATTATATTTGTATGATTGTATTATAACTGTTGTAGTGCAAATGGGTAGTAAACTGGTATGCATTACGCTTCAATACccaaaatgaaatgcaatttaTTACTATTCTGGGAAAGGAGAGGAAGGGGGAGAGGGCTACCACAATATCCGCCCCCTCATGTCGCCGCGGGAGTTCTCACGATAAACAAACCTCACTGCCACGGCCCCGAGTGACGTGCATAGGTCTAACTTTGTGATACTTCACCCAGCGGCGTCTCTACAGGAGTGAACAATTTCTCGacgtaaaacaaagaaaaacttTTTACAATTTGTATTCGTTATAAATTTTGACAATGAAAATATACGTTTATTCTATTTAGATGATTAATTCGAAAACAGACTCCAAAACATTAAGATTTCAATGGTTATCTTTATTTTAGGAAACCaggatatattttgaaaatagaaaGTAAGACTTTAAAAGTCACAATAAGAGCActcatattaaaacaaattgcATGTTTTAGAAATGAGTGATTCCAAAGATAGAAATAATTTCcccaaagttatttcaattaaaGAGGGTTAGATAGATTGGTTTAGTAGTTACTAAGTATTCACACAGATACATCGATACATTGCACCGGATGATCTGTTTGGTACAAATATAGTTGATTGGATTATACTTCGTAGTAAGGAGATAGCAGTTTTCCATAATGAAATAGTAAGCTATGAGTATTTCTGCTACAGACGAGTTATCCAATTGTCTATTAGTAGAGCAATAAACCATTTTCTGCTTGTTAATACATACTTATAGATCTATATCTTGAAAGTTTTTGAAccatgttttatgaaatattgaaatatatatttattactaTACAGTAAGATATACAGTTTGTGgtacttttgattccaggtaaataGGTAAATCGGGGTTTATTTCTAAAATCGTATTGTAGCTATTTATCGCAGTATTTCGGCGAAGTAAGTATTAGAATTAATCCCTATATGCATAAGGAAAACAAATTGTATATGATTTAATGAACTTTGGAAACATGCGATATGTCCTTTAAATATTGCGCAAGAGCTTTTAGGCAATGTAAATCCCGCTACTAGTCAAACCATGGAAACCCGGATACTAGCATCATATTATAGCATGACTTGTCCAATTTCAGTGTGGGAGAATCTAAAGTACACGTGGATATCTTATGTTTATCAAGGAAACCGTAAAACGTATCATCTAATTTGTGTTAGTAGAATACTTAATACTTTTCATTAATTAACAAGCTATAATTAACAGTGTAATCTCTTACATTTCACTTTTCATGTAAGGAGGGGCAATAtgtcacaaatttaaacatcatagaaaatatacacgTTCATAATATTTTAGGAGTTCCTAATATTTCAGGAGTTCCTACTATTTTAGGAATTTAACAGCTTTGGTTTACAACCAGAATATGCCcccaaaatataatatattaacCTATACGTCCATTTTTGTGCATTaattctcataacgtcaacatcatgacgtaagaatcatgacgttatatagttttaatgctgaaaaacaacaacaagtttaaacgactgtaaaatgaaatctagaaaagatattgttataaaataaattgttctataaccTATCAATCTTtgagcatcaactgtgaaagtatcatttattttggcgaaagggccaattttagtactttaTGGCTTTAGTTCTTTCTGTCAAAACTGTACAACCTCTGATGTATTGATCATTCATTTATTAGTAACCTCATGGGACATAATTACTGTACAAAAGCCTTtgaaaatttgacttgtaaatcttctaacgttgtctttGCAATTGAATGTAATCTTTGTGGGTTTATCTATATCGAGGAAACTAAGGGGTCATTAAATAAAAGAATACCAGGACACAGGTTTTAAATCAATAATGCTGGTAATCAACATCCCTAGATGCTGGAGTTCCCCATTCACAACATCTTCGtcgtctttggtgatcaagtcttcaaACAGTCAGTTGGAATTcacatgggcacgaattgtgctctttaATCAGTTGAAGATTTTATTCAtgtatcttgctgtggccttcaactcgacatttagatatatatcgacattttatatcttaaaaatacatattttcattcaaaactTGATTTTACATATCCCAGTAAACTgaaaataagacaccacagagtcttccacatatGCTTCATACATggatatttttatattgaacatagatgttaacggcaaactaacaactcaattttatgacaaacgggaaatcttcagcttctccatcgtcactTCCCATTTTTGTGTACCAATATGCCATTATCACTTgcttatggtgtttatgtctttcgactgattcgatatacaagaacATGTGCgcattgtcagtttttaaatcgatgcaggaTACTtccaaataagttgatgttacaacaatctcgtttaaagtcagcatttcgcaatttttatgatcattataacgatctagtttaacgatacaacctaccattgaatcaaatgctgtctgacgtgtttcataccaattgttaggctgtttttcacacaatgattttgactgcggattgcTCCGTTCATCTGATATAGCCCtagggttcatggcgggtgtgaccgatcgacagggaatgtttactacTCCTAAGCAGCTGGTCCCATTTCTGATATGTCCAGTGGTCCATGCTTGCCCTAcacttaattttatatttttaaatgggAATTCTgggaatgatcactgttcgttattttcaccttttcatttggTAGGGTAAAGAAAAACAACTTGATTATTCTCCGTTTGACTTTTGACTGACAATGTAATGGGGATAATTCAAATTACTGGTGATAATATGTGTAGtaatctttatcgtaccacacctgctgtggcacggacctcggtttttgcagtttcatccgaaggaccgtccgatttagtcgcctcttatgacaagcaaggggacactgagggcctattctaacccggatccccacgagattatatatatatatataaaagttgaTTTAATTGTGTTGTATGGTTGCATTCCTTTTCTTACCCTTGTAAAGtgccttagagtaatttgtttgatataagattgattaattggttgattgtatcttgtttaacgtctcgctcgagaatttttcactcatatggagacgtcacccagaccggtaaagggcttcaaaatttaggcctatgctcgacacttacggcctttgagcaatgagggttctttagcgtgccacacctactgtgacacgggaaatccgtttttaaggtcatctccgaggatccGGACattgccgagcgtttgacgatggaactatcactacctgttttaacgacttgggtctgtcgcggccgggattcgaatgaatgaatgcggggcgaacgctctaacctctctgCCACCGTGGCGGTTTTTATATAAGACGATACATAactgttattattattatagtatcattatcaatatcattatatCAAGGAAACCGATAGGATTCATAACTCCGAGCACATATATTATTAAATCATATTATTAAATCACTTCATGTCATATCAGTATTAACAATTTGATGCACATTTTCTCAAGACTTTGATAAACAGGAGCAAAGACCCTTAAGAATGGATTCTTCTCAGATTTATTAGAGTCTTGAGATATGGGATATTTTGCATGCCAAAGATATAGAATCTGCACATTTTTTGAAGCACAATATAAAAGAACTGCGTATTTTGGgtcttgttttttgtttgtttgaagaaTAGGTCGAGGTTAAAGTCTTCTCATACCAGAGGAATTTGAAATTCAGCTAGTGTTAATGTAGCgaggaccgttacagatgttttCTCAAATGTCACCATCTGTCAAgtggaacattttatttcaGTAATTTTAATTGAATCGTTTGATAGACAATTATATGCAGGAAGTATGATATTCATTCTATGTCCTTCATTCAGATGAGAGCTAAAGAGGTTAAAACATTTTGCAAACAAAGCTAATTGACTGTACATCTGCGTGTTTGTCAAAACGTTTGACATGTACATCAGTGAAGAATCTCGA encodes the following:
- the LOC130054547 gene encoding uncharacterized protein LOC130054547; this encodes MYSVNGRKFMEGPIYGETINELLGPDTIEILREAGVSICRSVFNVDVLKEKLSKGVAEVFNDDIFRPNVSQKRMAKSTREQITCETPFNNTSEAVMRNKRTKKSLFSNQADSNEDKMFSQNITC